A genome region from Bradyrhizobium commune includes the following:
- a CDS encoding GyrI-like domain-containing protein yields the protein MNHLCRLTLAALIPAAALSFGLSGALAQTPSPAPAASVSPSPTSPAPSASPSPAASASPVPAATPSPAASASPAATPAPAASASPSPAPPAAAATTPAPVQTADPFGLETMLEAKKVVMVKGTANWDSAFDTLVDAFKALNALLDKQGIKHAGNSMIVYTSTDDTGFTFLAEIPVEQDPKNLSKDMSIGKSPEGKALKFVHRGSYDNMDNTYEAITNHLDDKKLEAKDTFIEEYLTDPLKTAEDKLVINVFVPLK from the coding sequence ATGAATCACCTTTGTCGTCTCACTTTGGCCGCGCTGATCCCGGCAGCGGCCTTGTCGTTTGGCTTGTCCGGCGCTCTGGCGCAGACGCCTAGCCCGGCCCCGGCCGCATCAGTGAGCCCTTCTCCGACAAGTCCTGCGCCGTCGGCATCGCCCTCGCCGGCCGCGAGCGCCTCGCCTGTTCCTGCGGCAACACCTTCTCCGGCGGCGAGCGCTTCGCCCGCGGCAACACCGGCGCCGGCAGCCAGCGCCTCACCCTCGCCGGCTCCGCCGGCCGCCGCGGCCACGACGCCTGCCCCGGTGCAGACCGCCGATCCCTTCGGCCTGGAGACCATGCTCGAGGCCAAGAAAGTGGTGATGGTCAAGGGCACCGCCAATTGGGATTCCGCCTTCGACACGCTGGTTGATGCCTTCAAGGCGCTCAACGCGCTGCTGGACAAGCAGGGCATCAAGCACGCCGGCAATTCCATGATCGTCTACACCTCGACCGATGACACGGGCTTCACCTTCCTCGCCGAGATCCCGGTCGAGCAGGATCCGAAAAATCTGTCCAAGGACATGAGCATCGGCAAATCGCCGGAGGGCAAGGCGCTGAAATTCGTCCATCGCGGCTCCTACGACAACATGGACAACACCTATGAGGCGATCACCAATCACCTCGACGACAAGAAGCTCGAAGCCAAGGACACTTTCATTGAGGAGTACCTCACCGATCCCCTGAAGACGGCCGAGGATAAGCTCGTGATCAACGTGTTCGTGCCGCTGAAGTGA
- the dapF gene encoding diaminopimelate epimerase produces the protein MSALANHAFAKMNGIGNEIVVVDMRDSAGRVTPDDARAVASAQGGVPFDQLMVLQKPRLDGTEAFIKIYNSDGSEAGACGNGMRCVVRRIFEKTGETAATFETAAGLLNAWQGPAPDLYTVDMGAPKFGWQDIPLAEEFRDTRYIELQIGPIDNPILHSPSVVSMGNPHAIFWVDDVNAYDLGRFGPLLENHPIFPDRANITLAHIVDRDHITMRTWERGAGLTRACGSAACATAVAAARLKRTERKVAMTLPGGKLGIEWRERDDHVLMTGTATFEYEGTFDPALFAPVG, from the coding sequence ATGAGCGCGCTGGCCAATCACGCATTTGCCAAGATGAACGGCATCGGCAACGAGATCGTCGTTGTCGACATGCGCGATTCTGCCGGCCGGGTCACGCCGGACGACGCGCGCGCGGTGGCCTCTGCGCAAGGCGGCGTGCCCTTCGACCAGCTGATGGTGCTGCAGAAGCCGCGGCTCGACGGTACCGAGGCTTTCATCAAGATCTACAACAGCGACGGCTCGGAAGCCGGCGCCTGCGGCAACGGCATGCGCTGCGTGGTGCGGCGTATCTTCGAGAAGACCGGCGAGACCGCGGCGACGTTTGAGACCGCCGCCGGCCTGCTCAATGCCTGGCAGGGGCCGGCGCCGGATCTCTACACCGTGGACATGGGTGCGCCGAAATTCGGCTGGCAGGACATTCCGCTGGCCGAAGAGTTTCGCGACACCCGCTACATCGAATTGCAGATCGGGCCGATCGACAATCCGATCCTGCATTCGCCGTCGGTGGTGAGCATGGGCAACCCGCACGCGATCTTCTGGGTCGACGACGTCAATGCCTATGATCTCGGCCGCTTCGGTCCTCTGCTGGAAAACCACCCGATCTTCCCCGATCGCGCCAACATCACGCTCGCCCATATCGTCGATCGCGATCACATCACGATGCGTACCTGGGAGCGCGGCGCCGGACTGACCCGGGCTTGCGGCTCGGCGGCCTGTGCCACGGCGGTCGCGGCGGCTCGGCTCAAGCGCACCGAGCGCAAGGTCGCGATGACGCTGCCCGGCGGCAAGCTCGGCATCGAATGGCGCGAGCGCGACGACCATGTGCTGATGACGGGCACGGCGACCTTCGAATATGAGGGCACGTTCGATCCGGCGCTGTTCGCGCCGGTCGGCTGA
- the mtaB gene encoding tRNA (N(6)-L-threonylcarbamoyladenosine(37)-C(2))-methylthiotransferase MtaB — MGVEVLTFGCRLNAFEAEVIRREAEGAGLSDTIVVNSCAVTNEAVAQARQSIRKLKRERPSARIVVTGCAAQTQSEMFAGMAEVDRVVGNDDKMRASAWREARDAFDIDASEKIAVSDIMAVKEMAPHLIDGFASGLPRVFVQVQNGCDHRCTFCIIPFGRGNSRSAPMGAVVDQVRTLVERGHAEIVLTGVDLTSYGADLPGAPKLGMLTKQVLRHVPELKRLRISSIDSIEADADLLDVIADDARLMPHLHLSLQSGDDMILKRMKRRHSRQDAIAFCNQVRRLRPDVAFGADIIAGFPTETEEMFSRSVDLVEACGLTFLHVFPYSPRPGTPAARMPQVAGGEIKARAKRLRAAGEVALRQRLQAEIGATREVLIESEMQGRTEHYLPVAIAGERVGSVVSMTISGSDGERLTQ, encoded by the coding sequence ATGGGCGTCGAGGTCCTGACCTTCGGCTGCCGCCTCAATGCCTTCGAGGCCGAGGTGATTCGCCGCGAGGCCGAGGGCGCGGGACTTTCCGACACCATCGTCGTCAACAGCTGCGCCGTCACCAACGAGGCGGTGGCGCAGGCGCGGCAGTCGATCCGCAAGCTGAAGCGCGAGCGGCCGAGCGCACGCATTGTCGTCACCGGCTGCGCGGCGCAGACGCAAAGCGAGATGTTTGCTGGTATGGCCGAGGTCGACCGCGTCGTCGGCAATGACGACAAGATGCGCGCTTCCGCATGGCGCGAGGCGCGCGATGCGTTCGACATCGACGCCAGCGAGAAGATCGCCGTCAGCGACATCATGGCGGTGAAGGAGATGGCGCCGCATCTGATCGACGGCTTTGCGAGCGGCCTGCCGCGGGTGTTCGTGCAGGTGCAGAACGGCTGCGACCATCGCTGCACCTTCTGCATCATCCCGTTCGGCCGCGGCAATTCGCGCTCGGCGCCGATGGGCGCGGTGGTCGATCAGGTGCGGACGCTGGTCGAGCGCGGCCATGCCGAGATCGTGCTGACAGGCGTCGATCTCACCAGCTACGGCGCCGATCTTCCGGGTGCGCCAAAGCTCGGCATGCTGACCAAGCAGGTTTTGCGGCATGTGCCGGAGCTGAAGCGGCTGCGCATCTCCTCGATCGATTCGATCGAGGCGGATGCCGACCTGCTCGATGTCATCGCGGACGATGCGCGGCTGATGCCGCATCTGCATCTGTCGCTGCAATCCGGCGACGACATGATTCTGAAGCGCATGAAGCGGCGGCATTCGCGGCAGGATGCGATCGCGTTCTGCAATCAGGTGCGCCGCCTGCGCCCGGATGTTGCTTTCGGCGCCGACATCATCGCGGGCTTCCCGACCGAGACGGAGGAGATGTTCTCGCGTTCGGTCGATCTGGTCGAGGCGTGCGGTCTCACCTTCCTGCACGTCTTCCCCTATTCGCCCCGCCCCGGCACGCCGGCAGCGCGGATGCCGCAGGTTGCGGGCGGCGAGATCAAGGCGCGCGCGAAGCGGCTGCGTGCGGCTGGAGAGGTGGCGCTGCGCCAGCGACTTCAAGCCGAAATCGGTGCGACGCGCGAGGTGCTGATCGAGAGTGAGATGCAGGGGCGTACGGAGCACTATCTGCCAGTGGCGATTGCGGGCGAGCGTGTGGGAAGCGTTGTGTCGATGACGATCAGCGGCAGCGATGGCGAGCGGCTAACCCAATAA
- a CDS encoding DUF2336 domain-containing protein, with the protein MSKAELSIIDEVESAIRTGSTEKGMETARRVTDLFLSSAGSFNDEQIALFDDVLERLIGTIELRAIADMGARVALAEISAQLAPIAQAPPSVIRRLANNDEIRIAGPVLQESARLDDGELVKIASSKGEPHLLAVAGRWWLKEIVTDALLARRYPSVSRRLAANPGARVSGNGFAIIVGQSESDPELAVSVGVRLDLPSELRRQLLRSATDVVRTRLLSRAPPDLFEEIHSAIAAVTVGVEREMSGVRDFEGAKRAIGNLKATGQLNEATLLNFARQRRYEEAVAALAALSGSTVEVIRPLMQSLREDGLLVPCKAAQLSWETTTAVLESRFATGAMKPADLARAQGHYARMTPDNARRTLRFWQVRAS; encoded by the coding sequence ATGTCCAAGGCCGAGCTATCGATCATCGACGAGGTCGAATCCGCGATCAGGACCGGCTCGACGGAAAAGGGCATGGAAACCGCCCGGCGCGTCACTGACTTATTCCTGTCCTCCGCCGGAAGCTTCAACGACGAGCAGATCGCGCTGTTCGACGACGTGCTCGAGCGCCTGATCGGCACCATCGAGCTGCGCGCCATCGCCGACATGGGCGCGCGCGTGGCGCTCGCCGAGATCAGCGCCCAGCTGGCGCCGATCGCGCAGGCGCCGCCCTCCGTCATCCGTCGTCTCGCCAACAATGACGAGATCCGCATCGCCGGCCCCGTGCTCCAGGAATCCGCCCGCCTCGACGATGGCGAGCTGGTCAAGATCGCCTCATCCAAGGGCGAGCCGCATCTGCTCGCGGTCGCCGGCCGCTGGTGGCTGAAGGAGATCGTCACCGACGCGCTGCTGGCGCGCCGCTATCCGAGCGTCAGCCGGCGCCTCGCCGCCAATCCCGGCGCGCGCGTCTCGGGCAACGGATTTGCCATCATCGTCGGGCAGTCCGAGTCCGATCCCGAACTCGCCGTCAGCGTGGGCGTCCGCCTCGACCTCCCCTCGGAGCTGCGCCGGCAATTGCTGCGCTCGGCGACGGATGTGGTTCGCACGCGGCTGTTGTCGCGCGCGCCGCCGGATCTGTTCGAGGAGATCCACAGCGCCATCGCAGCCGTCACCGTCGGCGTCGAGCGCGAGATGTCAGGCGTCCGCGATTTCGAGGGCGCCAAGCGGGCGATCGGAAATCTCAAGGCGACCGGCCAGCTCAACGAGGCGACACTGCTCAATTTCGCCCGGCAGCGGCGCTATGAAGAGGCCGTCGCCGCCCTGGCGGCGCTGTCCGGCTCGACGGTCGAGGTGATTCGTCCGCTGATGCAGAGCCTGCGCGAAGACGGCCTGCTGGTGCCGTGCAAGGCCGCACAGCTCAGCTGGGAAACCACCACCGCCGTGCTCGAAAGCCGCTTTGCCACCGGCGCGATGAAGCCGGCCGACCTTGCAAGAGCGCAGGGGCACTACGCCCGCATGACACCGGACAATGCGCGGCGGACGCTGCGGTTCTGGCAGGTGCGGGCTTCGTAG
- a CDS encoding RluA family pseudouridine synthase codes for MLDVPELTAEEILARVLHRDGLMLVIDKPAGLPVHRGPKGGANLEASFDALRFGLPRPPVLAHRLDKDTSGCLVLGRHRKATASLGLLFKHGKIGKTYWTVVEGGPTEDEGTIDMPLGRLNAERGWWQKPDPEGQKAITNWKVMGRGDGLTWLAMEPVTGRTHQLRVHSAATGWPIFGDNIYGNGPRFGEPLLHLHSREIVVPISRNKEPVRVVAPAPPHMHERLRVCGWNGE; via the coding sequence TTGCTCGATGTTCCCGAATTGACCGCCGAGGAGATATTGGCGCGCGTGCTCCATCGCGACGGGCTGATGCTGGTGATCGACAAGCCGGCCGGCCTGCCGGTGCATCGCGGCCCCAAAGGCGGCGCCAATCTGGAAGCCTCGTTCGACGCGCTCCGTTTCGGCCTGCCGCGGCCGCCGGTGCTGGCCCATCGGCTGGACAAGGACACCTCCGGCTGCCTCGTGCTCGGCCGCCATCGGAAAGCCACTGCCTCGCTCGGCCTCCTCTTCAAGCACGGCAAGATCGGCAAGACCTACTGGACCGTGGTCGAGGGCGGCCCCACTGAGGACGAAGGCACCATCGATATGCCGCTCGGCCGGCTCAATGCCGAACGCGGCTGGTGGCAGAAGCCGGACCCCGAGGGCCAGAAGGCCATCACCAACTGGAAGGTGATGGGCCGGGGCGACGGGCTGACCTGGCTCGCCATGGAACCCGTCACCGGCCGGACCCATCAATTGCGGGTGCATTCGGCCGCGACCGGCTGGCCGATCTTCGGCGATAACATTTACGGCAACGGCCCGCGCTTCGGCGAGCCGCTTCTGCACCTGCATTCCCGCGAGATCGTGGTGCCGATCTCCCGCAACAAGGAGCCGGTCCGCGTCGTCGCGCCGGCCCCGCCGCACATGCACGAGCGGCTCAGGGTTTGCGGGTGGAATGGGGAATAA